From the Drosophila simulans strain w501 chromosome 2L, Prin_Dsim_3.1, whole genome shotgun sequence genome, the window TTGTTGGGCTTTTTGCACGGACTCAATAattatacttaattatttattttatttatgcaaaggTGGTTATATTTCGCCATATCAACCTCATTTTGTAGAATTTTctttcgtatttaaatttgttttcatgaGATTCATAACTATTAATGATAATTAAGGTTTGATTGTAATTGTAAAACGATCATTATTGATTTTAACTTAtaatggtaaattaatttggcATAATAATGGCGGCATATTGACTTGGAACAATGCATAATAGCCAGGGACAAAAAAAGtagtgaaataaataaaaattaaaggTATTCCTTACATAAGTAATTACTGTGtgttatatattaattaagaCCGTAAAGTGAATAAAAACCCTTAGAGATGGCACATTCGAATCTCTTGAAAAATCTGCGAGGCGCCAAATCAACCCGAAAATTGGTGTTGCCCACATTGAATTGGTCTGGCAACGTCGTGACAAGGTTGTGTTATCAATGTAGGTGAAtgtgaagaagaagaagcgtgggtttgtttacaaaaaacaCTATACAAATCGGATGCGGATTGGCGGCAAGTGGGAACTCCAGCCGCCGAGGATATCCATTTCGTATGATAATTATGCGAGCATGTGGGCCGATAAGCAGTGACCCATGACACATGAGCCAATGATGGCGACGGAAGAAGAGCATGCTATTATCCTCCAGTTGGATAAGTTCCAAGACGATGATCCGGATGAAATTAGGGAGTACCCAGAAGCAGTACCCAAGGGCGTTAGCTCCTCTAGtcttgtttgtattttataacTTAAAACTTTGCATAACCCTAAAACAACTCGAGCGACATGGCACCTTCTTACCTGTTTTATTATGGACTTTTGTCTATGTTTGCTTCCTGGCTAGAACATATTGGCTGGTAGACCAGTAATTAACAAAATACTGCTGGTTCGAAGCcaattttgtagtttttgtgttttccttttcgtgTGCAACAAGGAAAACCAAACAGTCTGTCTGAAAATTATGCTTAGGCTGCAGAAAGAAAACGAGGAATTGTTTGCACACAAACACCGGAAACAAGGCTCCAATGTGTGAAAAGCTGATAAGCTGAtaagcatacatatatgatgaCTTTGGCACGGTAGGCTTTCGTATTTTCTGCATCTTGAAGTGAAGTTCCttaaatcatttatatatattttggcaatCACATATATGGAAAATGAAGCTGATTACTATCCGATTTGGTTTATCTTACAGATTTCCATATCAGAGGAAAAGTCTGAAACGCAATCGAAGGAAGTTCTgccggaaaagcgaaaagcttGCAGCACAGATGACGAAGTCCATgtgaaaaaagtaaaattagaTGCCAATGGGCTAAAAACCAAGCGTCCTGGATTCAGCGATGAAAGATACGACGAAACATCGTATTATTTTGAGAATGGTATGACCAACATCTTGATAAAACAACTTAGAAGATGTTCTACTATAAAATTGCAATCTATAGGTCTGCGAAAGGTGTATccatattttttcacattcacCACGTTCGCCAAAGGACGTTGGGTTGATGAGAAAATTCTGGATGTATTTGTCCGCGAATTCCGAGCCGCTCCGCCGGAGGAATATGAGCGCAGCCTGGAAGCAGGAAAATTGACTGTTAACTCTGAGAAAGTGCCCAAGGACTATAGAATCAAGCACAATGATCTGCTGGCCAATGTGGTGCATAGGTAAGCATCAGTAGGAAATCTCATTTGAATATGCACACATTTGCATTCTAGACACGAAGTCCCTGTTACTTCACAGCCCATCAAGATTGTTTTCATGGACAAGGATATTGTGGTTGTTAATAAGCCGGCATCGATACCGGTAGGTATACTAATTTACatggaattttatataataacaatCGTATGTTTTGTAGGTACATCCTTGTGGAAGATATAGACACAACACGGTAGTTTTCATCCTGGCCAAGGAGCATAATCTGAAGAACCTGCGAACCATCCACAGATTGGATCGTCTCACTTCTGGCCTGCTTTTGTTTGGACGGACTGCTGAAAAAGCCCGCGAACTGGAGCTGCAAATCCGAACTCGACAAGTGCAAAAGGAATACGTTTGCCGCGTTGAGGGACGCTTTCCAGAGTGAGTGCAAAATGCATctaatcttttatatttatgttcatttttcatttatttcgtAGTGGCATAGTTGAATGCAATGAGAAAATCGACGTCGTGAGCTACAAAATAGGAGTCTGTAAGGTTTCACCGAAGGGCAAGGACTGTAAGACCACATTTAAAAGAATTGGCGAAGTGGGCAGTGACAGTATTGTTTTGTGCAAACCACTTACAGGACGAATGCACCAAATACGAGTGCATTTACAATACTTGGGTAAGCCATAACAAGATAACTCCATGCAATTATAACACTTGTATACCACAGGCTATCCCATTTCAAATGATCCCTTGTACAACCATGAGGTTTTCGGTCCATTGAAAGGGAGAGGAGGAGATATCGGTGGAATAAGCGAGGAACAGTTGATCAGCAACCTAATTAGCATTCATAATGCAGAAACCTGGTTGGGTTTGGAAGAAGATCAAATCGTATCAGGGGAAATAAAAAACGCAGCAGCGAGTACTTCAGTAGTAGAAAACCATATCAATAGTGAGACGGAAAAGCCCGTGATTTCGCAAAACCTTGAACCAAGTAACGAAGTAAGTaactcaaaatat encodes:
- the LOC6731838 gene encoding RNA pseudouridylate synthase domain-containing protein 2 isoform X3 — its product is MMATEEEHAIILQLDKFQDDDPDEIREYPEAVPKGVSSSSLISISEEKSETQSKEVLPEKRKACSTDDEVHVKKVKLDANGLKTKRPGFSDERYDETSYYFENGLRKVYPYFFTFTTFAKGRWVDEKILDVFVREFRAAPPEEYERSLEAGKLTVNSEKVPKDYRIKHNDLLANVVHRHEVPVTSQPIKIVFMDKDIVVVNKPASIPVHPCGRYRHNTVVFILAKEHNLKNLRTIHRLDRLTSGLLLFGRTAEKARELELQIRTRQVQKEYVCRVEGRFPDGIVECNEKIDVVSYKIGVCKVSPKGKDCKTTFKRIGEVGSDSIVLCKPLTGRMHQIRVHLQYLGYPISNDPLYNHEVFGPLKGRGGDIGGISEEQLISNLISIHNAETWLGLEEDQIVSGEIKNAAASTSVVENHINSETEKPVISQNLEPSNEIATQTCYEEPDRSFDSKKATSDPQCSECKLNYRDPGTKDLIMYLHAWKYKGIGWEYETELPDWACNSNIDYDQV
- the LOC6731838 gene encoding RNA pseudouridylate synthase domain-containing protein 2 isoform X5, with amino-acid sequence MDKDIVVVNKPASIPVHPCGRYRHNTVVFILAKEHNLKNLRTIHRLDRLTSGLLLFGRTAEKARELELQIRTRQVQKEYVCRVEGRFPDGIVECNEKIDVVSYKIGVCKVSPKGKDCKTTFKRIGEVGSDSIVLCKPLTGRMHQIRVHLQYLGYPISNDPLYNHEVFGPLKGRGGDIGGISEEQLISNLISIHNAETWLGLEEDQIVSGEIKNAAASTSVVENHINSETEKPVISQNLEPSNEIATQTCYEEPDRSFDSKKATSDPQCSECKLNYRDPGTKDLIMYLHAWKYKGIGWEYETELPDWACNSNIDYDQV
- the LOC6731838 gene encoding RNA pseudouridylate synthase domain-containing protein 2 isoform X4 — encoded protein: MKFNWRESVVRALIDRQCFGFACLRHKNVIFMRFLRQFRGVLRLRCLDILVNRPQIKNNKQFSWLSKMQSPKLLRNAQTQHGDASSVDVENIFLHRHMLSTNPTSGGNLHDREDDPKCVWFPDDQDGSPAESKDPPISISEEKSETQSKEVLPEKRKACSTDDEVHVKKVKLDANGLKTKRPGFSDERYDETSYYFENGLRKVYPYFFTFTTFAKGRWVDEKILDVFVREFRAAPPEEYERSLEAGKLTVNSEKVPKDYRIKHNDLLANVVHSPSRLFSWTRILWLLISRHRYRYILVEDIDTTR
- the LOC6731838 gene encoding RNA pseudouridylate synthase domain-containing protein 2 isoform X2, which translates into the protein MQSPKLLRNAQTQHGDASSVDVENIFLHRHMLSTNPTSGGNLHDREDDPKCVWFPDDQDGSPAESKDPPISISEEKSETQSKEVLPEKRKACSTDDEVHVKKVKLDANGLKTKRPGFSDERYDETSYYFENGLRKVYPYFFTFTTFAKGRWVDEKILDVFVREFRAAPPEEYERSLEAGKLTVNSEKVPKDYRIKHNDLLANVVHRHEVPVTSQPIKIVFMDKDIVVVNKPASIPVHPCGRYRHNTVVFILAKEHNLKNLRTIHRLDRLTSGLLLFGRTAEKARELELQIRTRQVQKEYVCRVEGRFPDGIVECNEKIDVVSYKIGVCKVSPKGKDCKTTFKRIGEVGSDSIVLCKPLTGRMHQIRVHLQYLGYPISNDPLYNHEVFGPLKGRGGDIGGISEEQLISNLISIHNAETWLGLEEDQIVSGEIKNAAASTSVVENHINSETEKPVISQNLEPSNEIATQTCYEEPDRSFDSKKATSDPQCSECKLNYRDPGTKDLIMYLHAWKYKGIGWEYETELPDWACNSNIDYDQV
- the LOC6731838 gene encoding RNA pseudouridylate synthase domain-containing protein 2 isoform X1, with the translated sequence MKFNWRESVVRALIDRQCFGFACLRHKNVIFMRFLRQFRGVLRLRCLDILVNRPQIKNNKQFSWLSKMQSPKLLRNAQTQHGDASSVDVENIFLHRHMLSTNPTSGGNLHDREDDPKCVWFPDDQDGSPAESKDPPISISEEKSETQSKEVLPEKRKACSTDDEVHVKKVKLDANGLKTKRPGFSDERYDETSYYFENGLRKVYPYFFTFTTFAKGRWVDEKILDVFVREFRAAPPEEYERSLEAGKLTVNSEKVPKDYRIKHNDLLANVVHRHEVPVTSQPIKIVFMDKDIVVVNKPASIPVHPCGRYRHNTVVFILAKEHNLKNLRTIHRLDRLTSGLLLFGRTAEKARELELQIRTRQVQKEYVCRVEGRFPDGIVECNEKIDVVSYKIGVCKVSPKGKDCKTTFKRIGEVGSDSIVLCKPLTGRMHQIRVHLQYLGYPISNDPLYNHEVFGPLKGRGGDIGGISEEQLISNLISIHNAETWLGLEEDQIVSGEIKNAAASTSVVENHINSETEKPVISQNLEPSNEIATQTCYEEPDRSFDSKKATSDPQCSECKLNYRDPGTKDLIMYLHAWKYKGIGWEYETELPDWACNSNIDYDQV